One Spinacia oleracea cultivar Varoflay chromosome 4, BTI_SOV_V1, whole genome shotgun sequence DNA segment encodes these proteins:
- the LOC110805428 gene encoding homeobox-DDT domain protein RLT3 isoform X1, with protein sequence MATTHLLRHYHGPLTISPTTSLTDFVINNNNGDDNDDDVGFNLLRKTPLQLQTLENLFSDDKNPTQSRLEDYASALGLTCEQVRRWFIERRRRDKQDAARNIQGGNGSAQRTDKGKSKMKKKKNLSSLEPGEHGSCTRKPGLVQDMLYSPDYIFMKIFRKDGPPLGVEFDPLPDTVFQGSNGIAGSRCCEAASQGEQRAFKRRKVTKSSVLDTEQCSRMKIPMKKHGKGKGLMSVLQLVNSHAPFRDNDGALKRGKMLPRKNSQPGKRHGMGKGFMTASQLANPDSKRRTQRRKPTAQVRRSGNKVQEKKKPPPRRKKVESIQKEIQKAQRNCCKIALDLSRYDENLCSFSAKADDEELELRELQAGPNPLTCGGHFANVGNGCCSLCKGLLPKFPPDALRMRKPLCMHPWNSSLELEKKLFKVFHFLYTYAAILDLCPFNLDEFAEAFCDKDSSLLGKLHVCLLGLLLSDIQKEISYGTSIHSNKNGMFLNLLRMAGTQDYAVNLWKTSLNPLTWTEILRQILVTAGFGSKDSNQSKGCLPKESDHMARCGFHPDTLKGTLFSILFEQKNKGMKVNELAKYSQIVDLNLEKTDDELEDSICSILASDITLFEKISSSTYRLRLTSIMKKDEDTLSDNDDNGSIDDGSRSFHSTNAECDSGISSSRPDMGHQYPENNPSSLSSVIDESHPGESWLLGLMEGEYSDLSIEEKLNTLLALVDLVSAGSSIKMEDPSAAIADCVPRTYQHGSGGKIKRSTVQRPSLHISSCGDDRENGRFSSAFYAVDSSVVLSMMSEECRYSGKKKGSNGAGNGDDLHPIQSIFLGSDRRYNRYWLFLGPCDADDPGHKRVYVESSDDGQWQVIDSEEALCDLLDSLNDQGRREAVLLASLEKRMPFLVEEMLSRIPIDISGSQSAQSGLSEIDRINEDSPSPISDIDNLSLGETLFNAVTSSDAAPFIVGKKAEQQKQKYERLQAYDSWIWNDFYSILHAVKHGKRSFFDSWTRCGSCNDLYWRDERHCKTCHTTFELDLDLEEKYAIHVATCHAPEDADICPMHKVLPSKLQALKAAIHVIELIMPESALIGGWKKSAYKLWVRRLRRTSSLHEFLQVLGDFVGSLNVDWVSQFTATHKCKYTIEDFVAEFQTMPQTSSAVALWLVKLDAMIALQLDEKIVETAKGQNLVAAPVMVSVDDDD encoded by the exons ATGGCTACTACCCACCTTCTTCGCCATTACCATGGACCTCTCACTATCTCTCCTACCACCAGCCTCACTGACTTcgtcatcaacaacaacaacggtGACGACAACGACGATGATGTCGGTTTTAATTTGTTGCGGAAGACTCCTCTCCAGCTACAGACTTTGGAGAATTTGTTCtctg ATGATAAGAACCCAACACAGAGTAGACTGGAGGACTATGCTTCGGCTTTAGGCCTGACTTGTGAGCAAGTGAGAAGATGGTTTATTGAGCGTCGTCGAAGAGATAAGCAAGATGCTGCTAGAAATATTCAAGGAGGGAATGGGTCTGCACAGAGGACAGATAAGGGGAAGAGTAAgatgaagaaaaagaagaatttATCAAGTTTGGAGCCAGGAGAGCATGGGAGTTGTACAAGAAAACCTGGTCTCGTGCAGGATATGTTATATTCTCCAGACTATATATTTATGAAGATATTCAGGAAAGATGGTCCGCCCCTTGGTGTTGAGTTTGATCCTCTTCCCGATACAGTGTTCCAAGGCAGTAACGGCATTGCAG GTAGCAGATGTTGTGAGGCTGCAAGTCAAGGTGAACAAAGGGCCTTTAAAAGAAGGAAG GTGACGAAATCATCCGTTTTAGACACTGAGCAATGTAGTCGAATGAAAATTCCCATGAAGAAACATGGAAAGGGTAAAGGTTTGATGTCAGTCTTGCAGCTGGTTAATTCTCATGCTCCTTTTCGAGATAATGATGGAGCACTTAAACGGGGGAAG ATGCTTCCTCGTAAAAATAGTCAACCAGGAAAAAGACACGGCATGGGCAAAGGATTTATGACTGCTTCACAGCTGGCGAATCCTGATTCCAAGAGGAGAACACAGAGACGGAAACCTACGGCT CAGGTGAGACGGTCAGGGAATAAAGTTCAGGAGAAAAAGAAGCCTCCTCCTCGTCGAAAAAAG GTTGAATCTATTCAGAAAGAAATTCAGAAGGCACAAAGAAATTGTTGCAAAATTGCTTTGGATTTATCAAGATATGATGAAAATCTCTGTTCATTCTCTGCGAAGGCGGATGACGAGGAGCTTGAGCTAAGGGAGCTCCAAGCTGGACCAAACCCACTAACTTGTGGTGGTCATTTTGCTAATGTTGGGAATGGTTGCTGTTCGCTTTGCAAAG GTCTTCTTCCTAAGTTCCCCCCTGATGCTCTTAGAATGAGAAAGCCACTTTGTATGCACCCTTGGAATTCATCCTTGGAGCTTGAGAAGAAACTTTTTAAG GTTTTCCATTTTCTGTATACTTATGCTGCAATACTagatctttgtccatttaaccTTGATGAGTTTGCAGAGGCATTCTGCGATAAG GATTCCTCATTACTGGGGAAATTGCATGTGTGCCTCCTTGGTCTGTTGCTGTCTGATATTCAAAAGGAGATTTCTTATGGAACTTCCATTCACTCAAATAAAAATGGCATGTTTCTAAATTTGCTTCGTATG GCTGGGACACAAGATTATGCTGTGAACCTTTGGAAGACATCTCTAAACCCTCTGACATGGACCGAAATATTGCGACAAATCCTAGTTACAGCTGGCTTTGGATCAAAAGATAGTAACCAAAGTAAAGGATGTCTTCCCAAG gAATCAGATCATATGGCCAGGTGTGGATTTCACCCTGATACGTTGAAGGGAACACTTTTTAGCATTTTGTTTGAGCAAAAAAACAAGGGAATGAAGGTCAATGAGTTGGCAAAATATTCGCAG ATAGTGGACTTGAATCTGGAAAAAACAGATGATGAACTTGAAGATTCAATTTGCTCAATTTTGGCCAGTGATATTACTTTATTTGAAAAAATCTCGTCATCTACATATCGTCTACGTTTAACATCAATCATGAAGAAAGACGAAGATACTCTGTCGGATAACGATGACAATGGAAGCATTGACGATGGATCGAGGAGTTTCCATAGCACTAATGCCGAGTGTGACTCTGGAATATCTTCCTCAAGGCCTGATATGGGCCATCAGTATCCTGAAAATAATCCATCTAGTCTTTCTTCTGTCATAGATGAAAGTCACCCCGGGGAGTCATGGCTGTTAGGTTTGATGGAGGGAGAATATTCGGACCTAAGCATTGAGGAGAAGCTGAATACTTTACTTGCTCTTGTTGATCTTGTAAGTGCAGGATCCAGCATTAAAATGGAG GATCCATCGGCAGCAATTGCAGACTGTGTTCCAAGGACTTATCAGCATGGGTCTGGAGGAAAAATTAAGCGATCAACAGTACAGAGACCTAGCTTGCATATCTCATCCTGCGGCGATGATAGAGAAAACGGGCGTTTCTCTTCAGCTTTTTATGCTGTTGATTCATCAGTAGTGTTATCAATGATGTCTGAAGAGTGTAGATATTCTGGCAAGAAAAAAGGTTCTAATGGAGCAGGAAATGGAGATGATCTACATCCAATTCAATCTATTTTTCTGGGTTCTGATCGCAGGTATAATAGATATTGGCTCTTCTTGGGTCCTTGTGATGCTGATGATCCTGGACATAAACGAGTCTATGTAGAGTCTTCTGATGATGGTCAGTGGCAAGTGATTGATAGTGAAGAG GCTCTATGTGACTTGCTGGATTCTTTGAATGATCAAGGTAGGAGGGAAGCTGTCCTTCTGGCATCACTGGAGAAGCGTATGCCATTTCTTGTTGAAGAAATGTTGAGCAGGATACCAATTGATATTAGCGGCAGCCAGTCAGCACAATCTGGTCTATCTGAGATAGACAGGATCAATGAAGATAGCCCGTCACCCATATCTGATATAGATAATTTGTCGTTGGGTGAGACTTTATTTAATGCTGTAACATCATCTGATGCTGCACCTTTCATAGTTGGAAAAAAGGCAGAACAGCAAAAACAGAAATATGAGCGGCTTCAAGCTTATGACTCGTGGATATGGAATGACTTTTACTCCATTCTTCATGCTGTTAAACATGGAAAGCGGTCATTTTTTGATTCGTGGACAAGATGTGGAAGTTGTAATGATCTTTACTGGCGTGATGAAAGGCATTGTAAGACATGTCATACTACATTTGAGCTTGACTTGGATCTTGAAGAAAAGTACGCTATCCATGTGGCTACATGTCATGCCCCTGAAGATGCTGATATCTGTCCGATGCATAAAGTGTTGCCATCAAAACTACAGGCTCTCAAAGCTGCAATCCATGTGATTGAG TTGATTATGCCAGAGAGTGCACTGATTGGGGGATGGAAAAAATCTGCTTACAAGCTTTGGGTTCGGAGGCTCAGACGCACCTCTTCTTTACACGAGTTTTTACAG GTTCTAGGTGATTTTGTTGGTTCCCTTAATGTGGATTGGGTGTCACAATTCACTGCCACACATAAATGCAAGTATACAATTGAAGATTTTGTTGCAGAATTTCAAACTATGCCCCAAACTTCATCTGCTGTTGCACTCTGGCTGGTAAAATTAGATGCCATGATTGCTTTGCAATTGGACGAGAAAATAGTTGAAACTGCTAAAG GCCAGAACTTAGTAGCCGCCCCGGTAATGGTTtcagttgatgatgatgactga
- the LOC110805428 gene encoding homeobox-DDT domain protein RLT3 isoform X2: MATTHLLRHYHGPLTISPTTSLTDFVINNNNGDDNDDDVGFNLLRKTPLQLQTLENLFSDDKNPTQSRLEDYASALGLTCEQVRRWFIERRRRDKQDAARNIQGGNGSAQRTDKGKSKMKKKKNLSSLEPGEHGSCTRKPGLVQDMLYSPDYIFMKIFRKDGPPLGVEFDPLPDTVFQGSNGIAGSRCCEAASQGEQRAFKRRKVTKSSVLDTEQCSRMKIPMKKHGKGKGLMSVLQLVNSHAPFRDNDGALKRGKMLPRKNSQPGKRHGMGKGFMTASQLANPDSKRRTQRRKPTAVRRSGNKVQEKKKPPPRRKKVESIQKEIQKAQRNCCKIALDLSRYDENLCSFSAKADDEELELRELQAGPNPLTCGGHFANVGNGCCSLCKGLLPKFPPDALRMRKPLCMHPWNSSLELEKKLFKVFHFLYTYAAILDLCPFNLDEFAEAFCDKDSSLLGKLHVCLLGLLLSDIQKEISYGTSIHSNKNGMFLNLLRMAGTQDYAVNLWKTSLNPLTWTEILRQILVTAGFGSKDSNQSKGCLPKESDHMARCGFHPDTLKGTLFSILFEQKNKGMKVNELAKYSQIVDLNLEKTDDELEDSICSILASDITLFEKISSSTYRLRLTSIMKKDEDTLSDNDDNGSIDDGSRSFHSTNAECDSGISSSRPDMGHQYPENNPSSLSSVIDESHPGESWLLGLMEGEYSDLSIEEKLNTLLALVDLVSAGSSIKMEDPSAAIADCVPRTYQHGSGGKIKRSTVQRPSLHISSCGDDRENGRFSSAFYAVDSSVVLSMMSEECRYSGKKKGSNGAGNGDDLHPIQSIFLGSDRRYNRYWLFLGPCDADDPGHKRVYVESSDDGQWQVIDSEEALCDLLDSLNDQGRREAVLLASLEKRMPFLVEEMLSRIPIDISGSQSAQSGLSEIDRINEDSPSPISDIDNLSLGETLFNAVTSSDAAPFIVGKKAEQQKQKYERLQAYDSWIWNDFYSILHAVKHGKRSFFDSWTRCGSCNDLYWRDERHCKTCHTTFELDLDLEEKYAIHVATCHAPEDADICPMHKVLPSKLQALKAAIHVIELIMPESALIGGWKKSAYKLWVRRLRRTSSLHEFLQVLGDFVGSLNVDWVSQFTATHKCKYTIEDFVAEFQTMPQTSSAVALWLVKLDAMIALQLDEKIVETAKGQNLVAAPVMVSVDDDD; the protein is encoded by the exons ATGGCTACTACCCACCTTCTTCGCCATTACCATGGACCTCTCACTATCTCTCCTACCACCAGCCTCACTGACTTcgtcatcaacaacaacaacggtGACGACAACGACGATGATGTCGGTTTTAATTTGTTGCGGAAGACTCCTCTCCAGCTACAGACTTTGGAGAATTTGTTCtctg ATGATAAGAACCCAACACAGAGTAGACTGGAGGACTATGCTTCGGCTTTAGGCCTGACTTGTGAGCAAGTGAGAAGATGGTTTATTGAGCGTCGTCGAAGAGATAAGCAAGATGCTGCTAGAAATATTCAAGGAGGGAATGGGTCTGCACAGAGGACAGATAAGGGGAAGAGTAAgatgaagaaaaagaagaatttATCAAGTTTGGAGCCAGGAGAGCATGGGAGTTGTACAAGAAAACCTGGTCTCGTGCAGGATATGTTATATTCTCCAGACTATATATTTATGAAGATATTCAGGAAAGATGGTCCGCCCCTTGGTGTTGAGTTTGATCCTCTTCCCGATACAGTGTTCCAAGGCAGTAACGGCATTGCAG GTAGCAGATGTTGTGAGGCTGCAAGTCAAGGTGAACAAAGGGCCTTTAAAAGAAGGAAG GTGACGAAATCATCCGTTTTAGACACTGAGCAATGTAGTCGAATGAAAATTCCCATGAAGAAACATGGAAAGGGTAAAGGTTTGATGTCAGTCTTGCAGCTGGTTAATTCTCATGCTCCTTTTCGAGATAATGATGGAGCACTTAAACGGGGGAAG ATGCTTCCTCGTAAAAATAGTCAACCAGGAAAAAGACACGGCATGGGCAAAGGATTTATGACTGCTTCACAGCTGGCGAATCCTGATTCCAAGAGGAGAACACAGAGACGGAAACCTACGGCT GTGAGACGGTCAGGGAATAAAGTTCAGGAGAAAAAGAAGCCTCCTCCTCGTCGAAAAAAG GTTGAATCTATTCAGAAAGAAATTCAGAAGGCACAAAGAAATTGTTGCAAAATTGCTTTGGATTTATCAAGATATGATGAAAATCTCTGTTCATTCTCTGCGAAGGCGGATGACGAGGAGCTTGAGCTAAGGGAGCTCCAAGCTGGACCAAACCCACTAACTTGTGGTGGTCATTTTGCTAATGTTGGGAATGGTTGCTGTTCGCTTTGCAAAG GTCTTCTTCCTAAGTTCCCCCCTGATGCTCTTAGAATGAGAAAGCCACTTTGTATGCACCCTTGGAATTCATCCTTGGAGCTTGAGAAGAAACTTTTTAAG GTTTTCCATTTTCTGTATACTTATGCTGCAATACTagatctttgtccatttaaccTTGATGAGTTTGCAGAGGCATTCTGCGATAAG GATTCCTCATTACTGGGGAAATTGCATGTGTGCCTCCTTGGTCTGTTGCTGTCTGATATTCAAAAGGAGATTTCTTATGGAACTTCCATTCACTCAAATAAAAATGGCATGTTTCTAAATTTGCTTCGTATG GCTGGGACACAAGATTATGCTGTGAACCTTTGGAAGACATCTCTAAACCCTCTGACATGGACCGAAATATTGCGACAAATCCTAGTTACAGCTGGCTTTGGATCAAAAGATAGTAACCAAAGTAAAGGATGTCTTCCCAAG gAATCAGATCATATGGCCAGGTGTGGATTTCACCCTGATACGTTGAAGGGAACACTTTTTAGCATTTTGTTTGAGCAAAAAAACAAGGGAATGAAGGTCAATGAGTTGGCAAAATATTCGCAG ATAGTGGACTTGAATCTGGAAAAAACAGATGATGAACTTGAAGATTCAATTTGCTCAATTTTGGCCAGTGATATTACTTTATTTGAAAAAATCTCGTCATCTACATATCGTCTACGTTTAACATCAATCATGAAGAAAGACGAAGATACTCTGTCGGATAACGATGACAATGGAAGCATTGACGATGGATCGAGGAGTTTCCATAGCACTAATGCCGAGTGTGACTCTGGAATATCTTCCTCAAGGCCTGATATGGGCCATCAGTATCCTGAAAATAATCCATCTAGTCTTTCTTCTGTCATAGATGAAAGTCACCCCGGGGAGTCATGGCTGTTAGGTTTGATGGAGGGAGAATATTCGGACCTAAGCATTGAGGAGAAGCTGAATACTTTACTTGCTCTTGTTGATCTTGTAAGTGCAGGATCCAGCATTAAAATGGAG GATCCATCGGCAGCAATTGCAGACTGTGTTCCAAGGACTTATCAGCATGGGTCTGGAGGAAAAATTAAGCGATCAACAGTACAGAGACCTAGCTTGCATATCTCATCCTGCGGCGATGATAGAGAAAACGGGCGTTTCTCTTCAGCTTTTTATGCTGTTGATTCATCAGTAGTGTTATCAATGATGTCTGAAGAGTGTAGATATTCTGGCAAGAAAAAAGGTTCTAATGGAGCAGGAAATGGAGATGATCTACATCCAATTCAATCTATTTTTCTGGGTTCTGATCGCAGGTATAATAGATATTGGCTCTTCTTGGGTCCTTGTGATGCTGATGATCCTGGACATAAACGAGTCTATGTAGAGTCTTCTGATGATGGTCAGTGGCAAGTGATTGATAGTGAAGAG GCTCTATGTGACTTGCTGGATTCTTTGAATGATCAAGGTAGGAGGGAAGCTGTCCTTCTGGCATCACTGGAGAAGCGTATGCCATTTCTTGTTGAAGAAATGTTGAGCAGGATACCAATTGATATTAGCGGCAGCCAGTCAGCACAATCTGGTCTATCTGAGATAGACAGGATCAATGAAGATAGCCCGTCACCCATATCTGATATAGATAATTTGTCGTTGGGTGAGACTTTATTTAATGCTGTAACATCATCTGATGCTGCACCTTTCATAGTTGGAAAAAAGGCAGAACAGCAAAAACAGAAATATGAGCGGCTTCAAGCTTATGACTCGTGGATATGGAATGACTTTTACTCCATTCTTCATGCTGTTAAACATGGAAAGCGGTCATTTTTTGATTCGTGGACAAGATGTGGAAGTTGTAATGATCTTTACTGGCGTGATGAAAGGCATTGTAAGACATGTCATACTACATTTGAGCTTGACTTGGATCTTGAAGAAAAGTACGCTATCCATGTGGCTACATGTCATGCCCCTGAAGATGCTGATATCTGTCCGATGCATAAAGTGTTGCCATCAAAACTACAGGCTCTCAAAGCTGCAATCCATGTGATTGAG TTGATTATGCCAGAGAGTGCACTGATTGGGGGATGGAAAAAATCTGCTTACAAGCTTTGGGTTCGGAGGCTCAGACGCACCTCTTCTTTACACGAGTTTTTACAG GTTCTAGGTGATTTTGTTGGTTCCCTTAATGTGGATTGGGTGTCACAATTCACTGCCACACATAAATGCAAGTATACAATTGAAGATTTTGTTGCAGAATTTCAAACTATGCCCCAAACTTCATCTGCTGTTGCACTCTGGCTGGTAAAATTAGATGCCATGATTGCTTTGCAATTGGACGAGAAAATAGTTGAAACTGCTAAAG GCCAGAACTTAGTAGCCGCCCCGGTAATGGTTtcagttgatgatgatgactga